Proteins from a genomic interval of Quercus robur chromosome 9, dhQueRobu3.1, whole genome shotgun sequence:
- the LOC126698128 gene encoding cyclin-A1-1-like isoform X1, translated as MSTQNRRSSFSSSTSSSLAKRQASSSTLENPGKATMIAPRLAKKRAPLSNITNVKNVAHIVSRSSVPSSTLMPSATKSAKAKKAPSASAGSTAFSRTNFPASLNVKSSVLVPCSKVTSFPRSNETVPSTAAVPASCSMDVSPSKSDGLSVSLDETMSTCESYKSPEVEYIDNNDLPAVDSINRKTLSNLYISDHEEKTGNICNRDVLAEMDTDDKIVNVDNNYMDPQLCATIACDIYQHLRASEAKKRPSTDFMDKIQKDINASMRAILIDWLVEVAEEYRLVPDTLYLTVNYIDRYLSGNLMNRQRLQLLGVACMMIASKYEEICAPQVEEFCYITDNTYFKEEVLQMESAVLNYLKFEMTAPTAKCFLRRFVRAAQGINEIPSLQLECLANYIAELSLLEYSMLCYAPSLIAASAIFLANYFLFPSKRPWNSTLQHYTLYQPSDLCDCVKDLHRLCCDSHNSSLPAIREKYSQHKYKYVAKKYCPPTLPPEFFHSLSH; from the exons ATGTCGACCCAGAATCGCCGTTCGTCGTTTTCTTCATCAACATCTTCGTCTTTGGCGAAGCGACAAGCCTCGTCTTCGACATTGGAGAATCCCGGAAAGGCCACGATGATTGCACCTCGCTTGGCCAAGAAGCGAGCTCCACTTAGTAACATCACCAATGTCAAGAATGTGGCTCACATTGTTTCACGGAGCTCCGTTCCCTCTTCTACTTTG ATGCCATCTGCAACTAAAAGTGCCAAGGCAAAGAAGGCACCCTCTGCTAGCGCCGGTAGCACGGCGTTTTCCAGGACCAATTTTCCTGCATCCTTGAATGTTAAATCAAGTGTACTTGTTCCTTGTAGCAAGGTTACATCTTTCCCTAGAAGTAATGAAACTGTCCCTAGCACAGCTGCTGTTCCTGCATCTTGCAGCATGGATGTTTCTCCAAGTAAATCAGATGGACTTTCAGTTTCTTTGGATGAGACAATGTCTACTTGTGAGTCTTACAAGAGTCCTGAAGTTGAATACATTGACAACAATGATCTTCCAGCAGTTGATTCTATCAACAGAAAGACATTAAGCAACCTCTACATTTCAGACCATGAAGAAAAAACAG GAAATATCTGCAATAGAGATGTCCTTGCAGAGATGGATACAGATGATAAAATTGTTAATGTTGATAACAATTACATGGATCCACAGCTTTGTGCAACCATTGCTTGTGATATTTACCAGCACTTGCGTGCCTCTGAG GCAAAGAAAAGGCCTTCCACAGACTTCATGGACAAAATTCAAAAGGACATCAATGCCAGCATGCGTGCAATATTAATTGATTGGCTTGTGGAG GTGGCTGAAGAGTACAGGCTCGTACCTGACACATTATATTTGACCGTAAACTACATAGACCGGTATCTTTCAGGGAATTTGATGAATAGGCAACGGTTACAGTTACTTGGTGTTGCGTGCATGATGATTGCCTC CAAATATGAGGAGATTTGTGCACCCCAGGTAGAAGAGTTCTGTTACATAACTGATAACACATATTTCAAGGAAGAG GTTTTGCAAATGGAATCTGCAGTTTTGAACTACTTGAAGTTTGAAATGACAGCACCAACAGCTAAATGTTTCTTAAG GCGATTTGTTCGTGCTGCTCAAGGAATAAATGAG ATTCCATCATTGCAGTTGGAGTGCTTAGCCAACTACATTGCAGAATTATCTCTCTTGGAGTACAGTATGCTTTGCTATGCTCCATCACTTATAGCTGCTTCAGCAATTTTCTTGgccaattattttcttttcccttcaAAGAGACCATGG AATTCCACCTTGCAGCATTACACACTTTACCAGCCTTCTGATTTGTGTGACTGTGTCAAGGATCTCCATCGCCTGTGCTGCGATAGCCATAATTCTAGTTTACCTGCTATCAGGGAGAAATACAGTCAGCATAAG TACAAATATGTGGCGAAGAAGTATTGCCCCCCTACATTACCTCCAGAGTTTTTCCACAGTTTAAGTCACTAG
- the LOC126698127 gene encoding cyclin-A1-4-like, with protein MSTRNRRPPPYSSSSSSSKKPSSVSEYPIKKVTKPQLAKKRPALADVTNQRNGPHTNNSRASISSSKPLVPCVAKIAKTKKEFSASTENTGFPGKIKPEYLSVKSSVLVPTRDISFPRSDQTMATVAALPAPCSMDAVLTAPNSIIHAPRGMDVSPSRSVSGSISLDESMSTCDSLKSPVFEYIDNEDTYAVTLIERKTINSLYISDNAEKAGDVCKRGMLLEQETFDEVVDIDNNFLDPKFCATIACDIYKHLRASEANRRPSTDFMERIQKDTNVTMRAILIDWLVEVAEEYRLVPDTLFLTVNYIDRYLSGNSMNRKQLQLLGVACMMIAAKYEEICAPTVDEFCYITDNTYLKEEVLQMESAVLNYLKFEMTAPTAKCFLRRFVCVAQATSEVPSMHLECLANYLGELSLLEYGMLRYAPSLVAASATFLAKFILLPEKKPWNSTLRHYTLYQASDLSDCVKALHSLCRNGSNSNLPAIREKYSQHKYKFVAKKYCPSSIPLEFFQESSN; from the exons ATGTCGACACGAAACCGTCGTCCGCCACCatattcttcatcatcatcttcgTCCAAGAAGCCATCATCGGTTTCGGAGTATCCAATAAAGAAAGTGACGAAGCCCCAATTGGCAAAGAAACGACCCGCTCTTGCTGATGTCACAAACCAAAGAAATGGCCCTCACACTAATAATTCACGCGCCTCAATCTCATCGTCCAAGCCTCTG GTACCATGTGTGGCTAAAATTGCCAAGACTAAGAAGGAGTTTTCTGCTTCCACTGAGAATACTGGCTTCCCCGGGAAAATAAAGCCAGAATATTTGAGTGTGAAATCAAGTGTCTTGGTTCCAACCAGGGATATATCTTTCCCAAGAAGCGATCAAACTATGGCTACTGTTGCAGCCCTTCCTGCTCCATGCAGCATGGATGCTGTTCTTACTGCTCCAAATAGCATAATTCATGCACCCAGAGGCATGGATGTTTCTCCAAGTAGATCAGTTAGTGGTTCCATTTCTTTGGATGAGAGCATGTCTACTTGTGATTCTTTGAAGAGTCCAGTGTTTGAATATATTGACAACGAGGACACTTATGCAGTTACATTGATTGAAAGAAAGACAATTAACAGTCTCTACATTTCAGATAATGCTGAAAAAGCag GGGATGTCTGCAAAAGGGGTATGCTTCTGGAGCAGGAAACATTTGATGAAGTTGTTGATATTGATAACAATTTCTTGGACCCAAAGTTCTGTGCAACTATTGCTTGTGATATCTACAAGCACTTGCGTGCATCTGAG gCAAATAGAAGACCTTCCACAGACTTCATGGAAAGGATCCAAAAAGATACAAATGTCACCATGCGTGCGATACTGATTGATTGGCTTGTGGAG GTTGCTGAAGAGTACCGGCTTGTGCCTGATACACTATTTTTGACTGTTAACTACATTGATCGTTATCTTTCTGGAAATTCAATGAATAGGAAGCAATTGCAATTGCTTGGTGTTGCATGCATGATGATTGCAGC TAAGTATGAGGAGATCTGTGCACCAACTGTGGACGAGTTCTGTTACATAACTGATAACACATACTTAAAGGAAGAG GTTTTGCAAATGGAATCTGCTGTTCTGAATTACTTGAAGTTTGAAATGACAGCCCCAACAGCTAAATGTTTTTTGAG GCGATTTGTTTGTGTTGCTCAAGCGACCAGTgag gttccATCAATGCACTTGGAGTGCTTGGCCAACTACCTCGGAGAGTTGTCTCTTCTAGAATATGGCATGCTTCGTTATGCCCCATCACTAGTAGCTGCTTCTGCTACTTTCTTAGCCAAATTTATACTTCTCCCTGAAAAGAAACCCTGG AATTCTACGCTCAGGCATTACACACTTTACCAAGCTTCTGATTTGAGTGACTGCGTCAAGGCACTACATAGCCTCTGCCGTAATGGCAGTAATTCTAATCTACCAGCAATTAGGGAGAAGTACAGCCAGCATAAG TACAAGTTTGTGGCAAAGAAGTACTGCCCTTCTTCAATACCTCTTGAGTTTTTCCAAGAATCAAGCAACTAG
- the LOC126698128 gene encoding cyclin-A1-1-like isoform X2: protein MSTQNRRSSFSSSTSSSLAKRQASSSTLENPGKATMIAPRLAKKRAPLSNITNVKNVAHIVSRSSVPSSTLMPSATKSAKAKKAPSASAGSTAFSRTNFPASLNVKSSVLVPCSKVTSFPRSNETVPSTAAVPASCSMDVSPSKSDGLSVSLDETMSTCESYKSPEVEYIDNNDLPAVDSINRKTLSNLYISDHEEKTGNICNRDVLAEMDTDDKIVNVDNNYMDPQLCATIACDIYQHLRASEAKKRPSTDFMDKIQKDINASMRAILIDWLVEVAEEYRLVPDTLYLTVNYIDRYLSGNLMNRQRLQLLGVACMMIASKYEEICAPQVEEFCYITDNTYFKEEVLQMESAVLNYLKFEMTAPTAKCFLRRFVRAAQGINELECLANYIAELSLLEYSMLCYAPSLIAASAIFLANYFLFPSKRPWNSTLQHYTLYQPSDLCDCVKDLHRLCCDSHNSSLPAIREKYSQHKYKYVAKKYCPPTLPPEFFHSLSH from the exons ATGTCGACCCAGAATCGCCGTTCGTCGTTTTCTTCATCAACATCTTCGTCTTTGGCGAAGCGACAAGCCTCGTCTTCGACATTGGAGAATCCCGGAAAGGCCACGATGATTGCACCTCGCTTGGCCAAGAAGCGAGCTCCACTTAGTAACATCACCAATGTCAAGAATGTGGCTCACATTGTTTCACGGAGCTCCGTTCCCTCTTCTACTTTG ATGCCATCTGCAACTAAAAGTGCCAAGGCAAAGAAGGCACCCTCTGCTAGCGCCGGTAGCACGGCGTTTTCCAGGACCAATTTTCCTGCATCCTTGAATGTTAAATCAAGTGTACTTGTTCCTTGTAGCAAGGTTACATCTTTCCCTAGAAGTAATGAAACTGTCCCTAGCACAGCTGCTGTTCCTGCATCTTGCAGCATGGATGTTTCTCCAAGTAAATCAGATGGACTTTCAGTTTCTTTGGATGAGACAATGTCTACTTGTGAGTCTTACAAGAGTCCTGAAGTTGAATACATTGACAACAATGATCTTCCAGCAGTTGATTCTATCAACAGAAAGACATTAAGCAACCTCTACATTTCAGACCATGAAGAAAAAACAG GAAATATCTGCAATAGAGATGTCCTTGCAGAGATGGATACAGATGATAAAATTGTTAATGTTGATAACAATTACATGGATCCACAGCTTTGTGCAACCATTGCTTGTGATATTTACCAGCACTTGCGTGCCTCTGAG GCAAAGAAAAGGCCTTCCACAGACTTCATGGACAAAATTCAAAAGGACATCAATGCCAGCATGCGTGCAATATTAATTGATTGGCTTGTGGAG GTGGCTGAAGAGTACAGGCTCGTACCTGACACATTATATTTGACCGTAAACTACATAGACCGGTATCTTTCAGGGAATTTGATGAATAGGCAACGGTTACAGTTACTTGGTGTTGCGTGCATGATGATTGCCTC CAAATATGAGGAGATTTGTGCACCCCAGGTAGAAGAGTTCTGTTACATAACTGATAACACATATTTCAAGGAAGAG GTTTTGCAAATGGAATCTGCAGTTTTGAACTACTTGAAGTTTGAAATGACAGCACCAACAGCTAAATGTTTCTTAAG GCGATTTGTTCGTGCTGCTCAAGGAATAAATGAG TTGGAGTGCTTAGCCAACTACATTGCAGAATTATCTCTCTTGGAGTACAGTATGCTTTGCTATGCTCCATCACTTATAGCTGCTTCAGCAATTTTCTTGgccaattattttcttttcccttcaAAGAGACCATGG AATTCCACCTTGCAGCATTACACACTTTACCAGCCTTCTGATTTGTGTGACTGTGTCAAGGATCTCCATCGCCTGTGCTGCGATAGCCATAATTCTAGTTTACCTGCTATCAGGGAGAAATACAGTCAGCATAAG TACAAATATGTGGCGAAGAAGTATTGCCCCCCTACATTACCTCCAGAGTTTTTCCACAGTTTAAGTCACTAG